A genomic region of Haemorhous mexicanus isolate bHaeMex1 chromosome 14, bHaeMex1.pri, whole genome shotgun sequence contains the following coding sequences:
- the SPRY3 gene encoding protein sprouty homolog 3 isoform X2 — MQLSSSVAELSCEETMDPPAEDFQQVLSIDQIRSIRASNNYVERPAACFQQARSNPSLSQPPHKQEWSQDRLASSTFQDLHLSHSQQHQMPPLQPHLSHSSTASSVSQSTTASEQGLLSSLTPSHSGHSLVRTQPRGAELKAEESPRKGAEPPPPHGHLLLCEACGRCRCPRCTAARSLPSCWLCNQRCLCSAESLLDYGTCLCCVKGLFYHCSTDDEDTCADDPCSCGPGSCCARWAAMSVLSLLLPCLCCYFPTLGCLKLCQRGYDGLKRPGCRCQSHTNTVCRKISSASGTPFPKTLDKPV; from the coding sequence atgcagctctCTTCCAGCGTGGCTGAACTCAGCTGTGAGGAGACCATGGACCCACCCGCCGAGGACTTCCAGCAGGTCCTGTCCATCGACCAAATCCGCTCCATCCGTGCCAGCAACAACTACGTGGAGAGGCCGGCGGCGTGCTTCCAGCAAGCCCGCTCCAACCCCTCGCTGTCTCAGCCCCCGCACAAGCAGGAGTGGTCCCAGGACCGGCTAGCGTCTTCcaccttccaggacctgcacctcagccacagccagcagcaccagatGCCACCTCTGCAGCCGCACCTGAGCCACTCGAGCACGGCCAGCTCGGTGTCTCAGAGCACCACGGCCTCCGAGCAGGGCCTGCTGAGCAGCCTGACGCCGTCGCACTCCGGGCACTCGCTGGTGCGGACGCAGCCCCGCGGGGCTGAGCTGAAGGCGGAGGAGTCCCCGCGGAAgggcgcggagccgccgccgccgcacgGGCACCTGCTGCTGTGCGAGGCGTGCGggcgctgccgctgcccgcGCTGCACGGCCGCCCGCAGCCTGCcctcctgctggctctgcaaCCAGCGCTGCCTCTGCTCCGCCGAGAGCCTCCTCGACTATGGGACCTGCCTCTGCTGCGTCAAGGGGCTCTTCTACCACTGCTCCACCGACGACGAGGACACCTGCGCCGACGACCCCTGCTCCTGCGGGCCGGGCTCCTGCTGTGCCCGCTGGGCTGCCATGAGCGTCCTGTCCCTCCTCttgccctgcctctgctgctaCTTTCCCACCCTGGGGTGCCTCAAACTTTGCCAGCGGGGTTATGACGGCCTGAAACGCCCCGGCTGCCGCTGCCAGAGCCACACCAACACGGTCTGCAGAAAGATCTCCTCGGCCAGTGGCACGCCCTTCCCCAAAACGCTGGACAAGCCGGTATGA
- the SPRY3 gene encoding protein sprouty homolog 3 isoform X1 gives MQLSSSVAELSCEETMDPPAEDFQQVLSIDQIRSIRASNNYVERPAACFQQARSNPSLSQPPHKQEWSQDRLASSTFQDLHLSHSQQHQMPPLQPHLSHSSTASSVSQSTTASEQGLLSSLTPSHSGHSLVRTQPRGAELKAEESPRKGAEPPPPHGHLLLCEACGRCRCPRCTAARSLPSCWLCNQRCLCSAESLLDYGTCLCCVKGLFYHCSTDDEDTCADDPCSCGPGSCCARWAAMSVLSLLLPCLCCYFPTLGCLKLCQRGYDGLKRPGCRCQSHTNTVCRKISSASGTPFPKTLDKPRHMWSPLLSHGMDLQWRERSWAAAFPLPGNMQVGADWSRERDSGVKEAGSRSC, from the exons atgcagctctCTTCCAGCGTGGCTGAACTCAGCTGTGAGGAGACCATGGACCCACCCGCCGAGGACTTCCAGCAGGTCCTGTCCATCGACCAAATCCGCTCCATCCGTGCCAGCAACAACTACGTGGAGAGGCCGGCGGCGTGCTTCCAGCAAGCCCGCTCCAACCCCTCGCTGTCTCAGCCCCCGCACAAGCAGGAGTGGTCCCAGGACCGGCTAGCGTCTTCcaccttccaggacctgcacctcagccacagccagcagcaccagatGCCACCTCTGCAGCCGCACCTGAGCCACTCGAGCACGGCCAGCTCGGTGTCTCAGAGCACCACGGCCTCCGAGCAGGGCCTGCTGAGCAGCCTGACGCCGTCGCACTCCGGGCACTCGCTGGTGCGGACGCAGCCCCGCGGGGCTGAGCTGAAGGCGGAGGAGTCCCCGCGGAAgggcgcggagccgccgccgccgcacgGGCACCTGCTGCTGTGCGAGGCGTGCGggcgctgccgctgcccgcGCTGCACGGCCGCCCGCAGCCTGCcctcctgctggctctgcaaCCAGCGCTGCCTCTGCTCCGCCGAGAGCCTCCTCGACTATGGGACCTGCCTCTGCTGCGTCAAGGGGCTCTTCTACCACTGCTCCACCGACGACGAGGACACCTGCGCCGACGACCCCTGCTCCTGCGGGCCGGGCTCCTGCTGTGCCCGCTGGGCTGCCATGAGCGTCCTGTCCCTCCTCttgccctgcctctgctgctaCTTTCCCACCCTGGGGTGCCTCAAACTTTGCCAGCGGGGTTATGACGGCCTGAAACGCCCCGGCTGCCGCTGCCAGAGCCACACCAACACGGTCTGCAGAAAGATCTCCTCGGCCAGTGGCACGCCCTTCCCCAAAACGCTGGACAAGCCG CGTCACATGTGGAGCCCTCTGCTCTCCCACGGGATGGATCTGCAATGGAGGGAGCgttcctgggctgctgccttccctttgCCAGGGAACATGCAGGTGGGGGCAgactggagcagggaaagagaTTCAGGTGTCAAAGAAGcaggaagcaggagctgctga